The following proteins are co-located in the Solanum pennellii chromosome 8, SPENNV200 genome:
- the LOC107027004 gene encoding EKC/KEOPS complex subunit bud32-like: MESKRDGNDESFVLIKQGAEARVFESTFVGRRCIIKERFSKKYRHPTLDSKLILKGLNAEARCVAKARRLGVATPVLYAVDHVMHTLTYEYIEGPSVKDIFLGFGLVGVDEERMVDIATQIGNAIGKLHDGGLVHGDLTTSNMLLWSAANQLVLIDFGLSFTSTLPEDKAVDLYVLERALLSMHSSCGDVMDRILAAYRKSSKQWSSNLNKLAQVRQRGRKRTMLG; encoded by the exons ATGGAAAGCAAGAGGGATGGAAATGATGAATCCTTTGTTTTAATCAAGCAAGGAGCTGAGGCT CGGGTTTTTGAGTCAACATTTGTGGGTAGAAGATGTATCATCAAGGAACGGTTTTCAAAGAAATACAGGCATCCAACTTTGGACTCAAAACTTATTCTTAAAGGGTTGAATGCG GAGGCAAGGTGTGTGGCAAAAGCCAGACGGCTTGGTGTTGCTACTCCAGTGCTTTATGCTGTTGACCATGTTATGCATACTCTCACCTATGAATATATTGAAGGTCCTTCTGTGAAAGATATATTTCTTGGCTTTGGACTAGTAGGTGTTGATGAAGAACGGATGGTTGATATTGCAACGCAAATTGGTAATGCAATTGGAAAACTACACGATGGTGGCTTAGTCCATGGCGATTTGACAACATCAAACATGTTACTGTGGAGTGCTGCCAATCAGCTG GTGTTGATCGACTTTGGCTTAAGCTTTACTTCAACGCTTCCAGAAGATAAAGCAGTTGATTTATATGTACTAGAACGTGCTTTACTCTCTATGCACTCTTCTTGTGGAGATGTG ATGGACCGGATACTTGCTGCATATAGGAAGTCCTCGAAGCAGTGGTCATCAAACTTGAACAAGCTAGCCCAAG TGAGGCAAAGAGGAAGAAAACGCACAATGCTTGGTTGA